TGCTATTTTGTAACAAAAACTGACAATTTTCGATGTATTTATTGAGCAAAGGCAACTCATTCCAGAAATGCGAATTGAAATTAAAGTTGGTAGAGGCGTAAAACAGCCAACCCGGCCATGGTTCAGCCATCGGCGAATATGGTGCTCCGTGATAAAAAATATGGTTGACACCTCCCAAAAATGACTCATCGATAATGGGTTTTATCTGTGAGAGGCTCACTTTGAAATGATTACCCAACCAGGTGGCTGTCTCGGAACTGATAAGTTTTTTCTGATAAATATTAGCCGGTGACGAAGCCAACTTTAGTACCCATTTGTTGGGTTGGCCAAACTGACTTTCCCTATATTCGGAATCCTGACGGAAAAGGGGAATATCAAATGGTTTTGATCCAAAAAATTCGGTTTCGGGGATATTATTTACTGCGTACAAGTCCAGCACATTTCCGGGCGAACCGTGGGATTCATTTCGGGTGATTTTACCATGTTTTTTTGCAAAATCATTGAACGGATTTGTGAATTCTTCTAAAAGAAGTTCTGAAATAGTAAGTTGATAATCAGAATAAATTTGTTTTTCAGCCTCAGAATACTCTTTTTTGTTTTCAAAAATACTGAGATATGGCTCAAGGCTATAACCTCTTCTATTTATAAATTTTTCAAAAAAATGCTCAGTCCAGTCTGCCCCATAAACTTCATACGAGTCATTATAAAATGCCCGGATTCCAATATGATTTTTCGAAAATACACTGTCAAATTTTGACAGATATTGCACCACATTTTCTTTATCAAAATGATCAAGTACCAATCCTTCCCCGCCCGGAGCGGCACGTTTTACCTGCTGTTTGGTATTTTTTGATTTTAAAGAAGGTTGATTATCAGCATCATAAACAAGCTCGAATGTTTTGGCTGCATTTTTGTGATTTACATCAGGCCCACCAAAAGGCCAGCCTGTCCCCAGGGTCATGTCGATTCCCAAACCAAGTTTCTCGGCTTCTCTTACAGTAAAATCTACCATTTCGAGCCATTTGGGGCTCAGGAAATTGATAAAATTCCCCTCTTCTCCTCTTACGCCATAAATCGGAATAATATGCAGGCCTCCAAAACCTGCCTCGGCATATTTCTGGAGATTGGCCCGCAGGTCAGGCTTATTGACAGCACTTCCCGGCCACCACCAGTAAGCCCAGGGTTTGGCAGTATTTTGTGCAAAGAGCTTATTGCTAAATAAAAATAACAGAATGACAAATCTTAAAACTCTCATTTTTAAAGGTTGAAAGTTTAAAATTAGCCAGAATTTTAGGATTTACTGTGCTTTGGTGTCATGGGAAAAATGAAATACTTTTTGCAATAAAATTTTTGCAGAAATATTTTGCAATAAAAAAAAGGCAAAGCTTTCAAGCTTTCTCAATACTCAAAAACCCCAAATTCACTCGTTATCGTGAGTCTTTTGGAATCTGAAGCCTCTACCCTACCCACAATCTGAGCCGGGATTCCGAAACTTTCGGAGATTTCTATTACGGCTTGGGCATCTTCAGGAGAAAGATACACTTCCAGCCGGTGACCCATGTTAAATACCTTGTACATTTCGGCCCACGAAGTACCCGATTGCTCCTGTATCAATTTGAAAAGTGGCGGAATCGGGAATAAATTATCTTTGATAACATGTACATTTTCAACAAAATGCAGCACTTTGGTCTGGGCACCTCCGCTACAATGTACCATGCCGTCGATTTTACCTTTTAGTTTTTCCAAAAGAGCCTTAACCACCGGGGCATAAGTGCGAGTGGGTGACAATATGAGTTTGCCCACATTGACCACGAGGTCATCTTCAATTTTTATTTTGTCGGTCAAAAGTTTGGAGCCGCTATAAACCAGTGAGCTATGTATATCCTGATCAAAACTTTCAGGGTATTTTTCTGAATAAATATTATCCAAAACATCGTGCCGGGCAGAAGTCAGCCCATTGCTTCCCATGCCTCCGTTGTATTCGGTTTCGTAAGTAGCTTTTCCGTATGAGGCAAGACCCACGATCACGTTACCGGGTTTGATGTTGGCGTTATCAATCACCTCAGCACGTTTCATACGGGCAATCACGGTGGTATTTACCGTAATGGTTTTTACCAAATCACCCACATCGGCGGTCTCACCACCAGTGCTGTAGATTTCAACGCCATTTTTACGGAGCATCTCCAAAACTTCCTCACTGCCATTGATGATTTCGGCAATCACCTCACCGGGAATCTTGTTTTTGTTTCGGTCAATCGACGAAGACATCAAAATAGGGCCGGTAGCACCCACACAAAGCAGGTCGTCGGTGTTCATGATGATGCTGTCCTGAGCGATGCCTTTCCAAACTGAAACATCGCCGGTTTCTTTCCAATACAAATACGCCAGAGAGGTTTTAGTACCTGCCCCATCGGCATGCATGATATTACAATAGGAATCATCGCCTCCCAGAATATCGGGAGAAATTTTGCAAAAAGCCTTTGGATACAATCCTTTATCCAGCTTTTCTATAGCCTTATGAACATCTTCTTTTGAGGCCGAAACGCCCCGCTGCATGTAACGATCTGACATGAAATAGAATCAATATTGTGAGGCAAATTTACGAATTCTAATTTTTGAATTTCGGTAAAATAGAAATAAAATCTCAGGAGCCTTTTATGAGCTGTTCCAAAACATTAAGATGATCTTCAAAAGCCTTTTTGCCATCTATTGTAGCCGCATAAAGTGTGTTGGGTTTTCGCCCGATAAATTCTTTGGTTACAGAAATATATCCTGCGTCTTCTAGTGATTTCAAGTGTGTGGCCAGGTTACCGTCGGTCAACTGCAGCAAATCTTTGAGGGCATTGAAATTAACACTGTCGTTAACCATCAATACCGACATAATGCCCAGGCGGGCTTTACTCTCAAAGGTTTTATTAAATCGCTCCAGTATCATTTGTCATATTTTAGGTACATCAACAAACCATAAACGATATGCAGAACTCCGAAGCCCAAAGCCCAGAAAAGTAAAGAATAACCCACAAAAGCTATGCTCAATATTCCTAAAATAACTTCAAATAAACCCAGGAAATAAACATCTCTGACCGTAAAATGCGAAGCACCAAGCAATGCCAAACCATAAAAAACCAATGTGGAAGACGCGGCCAGGGTATAATTGAGCTGCTGAATAAGCACAATAGCAAAAACTGCACCTGCAAATAGTGGAATCACTAAGCTTGCAACCAATTTTTTTGACAATGGATTCCATAGCTTATCGCCATTTTTTGAAGCTTTTCTTACTGTAAAATAAATACCAAAAAACAATGCTGCCAGAAAGGTAATTATGGCTGTTTGGATTAAAAAAGTTTTAAATTCACCGGGTTCGGCCATATTTTTTGCTGAAAATATACCTGTAACATTGTAGCTTGAGGTGAGCTCAACCTTTTTAAAATATACTCTGCCAGCTCCAATCAAAGCCACTAAACCCGCAAAAACACCGGAAAGGCCACTCAGGGAAAGGAATTTTGAAGACCTCTCCATTAGATTTCGGATTTCACGAAGATTATCAAGATGCTCGTTCATAAGCGTTCTAAAATTTTGGGTAAAAAGATAATCAAACCTACCATAGCTGCAGAAATAGCAAAAAATAATACCCCGGCAGCAGCTAAATCTTTTATGTGTCCGATCACCGGATCTTTTTGGGGCGAAATTTTATCACAAAGTTTTTCGATAGCTGTGTTAAAAGCTTCGGAACCAAATACCAATCCTATTGCAAAAATAAGGAAAATCCACTCATTAGCAGAAACTTTGAAATACAGTCCGGTAATAATTACCAAAATAGCCGCCAGAAGGTGAAATTTTGCATTATTTTCTTTTAAAAAAAGCATTTTCAAACCCTGAAAAGCAAATTTAAAGCTTCGGATCATTTTCCTGATTTGCATAATTATTCAAAAATTGATTGAAAGAAAAGTAAACTCCCACCAACATTAATCCGAACACTACGGTCATCTTGATGGCAAGAGGTTCAAAAAGTTGACCTGAAACAACCTTTAAAAGTTCCAAAGGGTTTGTAAAAAGATCCCAACTATTTAATCTGATGTATCTACCCAGATAAACCCCAAATGCACTTAAAAAAAGTGACATCAGCGTGAGTATAACAGAGGTGGTTTTTCCGAAAAGTTTTTTTGAAAGTACTCTGAATATATCAACAGAATACAAACCGACCACCAAACCAGTCGTTGCAGTTAAATATATTCCCAAAGAGTCAAACCAGAGCAACTCTTTAGGTAGATGCCCCAAATGAATAAGGTCAGTAATAATGTAGGGGGAATTGGGGAAAAATAAAAGCCAGAGCAACATGAAAAAGTAAATCGAAAATTTGGCAGCAAAATCGGCAAAACCAAAAATTCGGTGGATTTTTCTGGCAAGCAAAATAAATCCAAGTGGCAAAAAAGCTAAAAACAAGTTCCAGGCAAGAAAAAAGCCTTTCGTCTCTCCGGTAAGTTTAATTCTGAACACCCACATGATCAAACATAGGACGATCAACATCAATGCAGAGATAGTTTGTGAAGAAAGAGAAAATATTTTTTTCATTAAAAGTACTTTTTGATACAAAGTAAATGATTATTTTTTTAATAAACCAAACATAATTGGAGTATTTTTTAAAATATTGGTCAATTGAAATGGGCTTTTTCTACCTTTGTACAAAAAAAGAAAGATGCCTGCTGCAAAATTTGTAAAAGAATCGACAACCATAATGACCGAAATGGTGATGCCCAACGATACCAATACACTTGGAAATCTGTATGGCGGTAACCTGATGCGAATGATGGATGTTGCCGCTGCTATTGCTGCACAAAAACATTCCAATCGTATTGTAGTGACCGCATCGGTTGATAATGTATCATTTGAAAATCCTATTCCGCTTGGAAATGTGATTACACTTGAGGCAAAAATCACCAGGGCTTTTAATACTTCAATGGAAGCGATAGTGGAAGTTTATTCTGAAAATATACCTGCCGGAACAAAAACCAAAACCAATCAGGCGTTCCTGACATTTGTGGCGGTGGACCAAAGTGGCAGACCCATCGAAATCGCCGAGGCCATTCCCGAAACTGAAAGAGAAAAAGAGCTTTTTGACCACGCCCTGAGACGCAGGCAATTGAGGTTGGTTTTGGCGGGGCGGTTGAATCCCCAGGAAGCAAGCGAACTTAAAAACTTGTTTTATTCTTAAAAAAAATGTCAGATCGAATTGCTCAATCTGACATTTCCTTAGTTTTGGATACTTTTCAGTAAGTTCCTCTTCTACTATCTTTCCTGTCTTCTTTTCTATCTTTTACGTCTTCCTTGCGGTCTCTGCGATTTTCTTTTCTGTCCAAAACATCCTCTTTGTGGTCTCGTTTATCCTCATTTTTGTCTCTGATATCCTCTTTGGCATCTCTTATGTCTTCGAGTTTATCTTTCCGACCGCCATTGTGTTTGGCATCCCAGGCATCTTCTCTTTTATCTCTGATGTCCTCGGCTTTGTCGCGTCTGTCTTCGGCACGATCACGTTTGTCTTCCAAGCGGTCCATTTTGTCTTCTTTGCGATCTCTCACATCTTCGCGATGGTCTCTGCGATCTTCACGCTTGTCTTTGGCCAGCCTTCTGGCATGTGGATTTTGAGCGAAAGTAATTGCTCCTAACAAACAAAAAATAGTGATGGCGAAAAGAGTTTTTAAATTAGTTTTCATGACTTAACTGGTTTAAATTGAAAATTGTTTTAAGAATTAATTTTGGTATTTGGATAGTATTTTTTGGGAAAGGTTTAAAAAGCGGGAGAAAAAAAATTAAATTTGCAATTCGAAAAATTTCGAAGGCTCCATAGTTTAATGGATAGAACGGCGGTTTCCGGTACCTCTGGTGGGGGTTCGATTCCCTCTGGGGCTACAAATAAGACTGGCAGAAATGCCAGTCTTATTTATTTTACGGAAAAAACTTACCCTCATTTCCCCAATCTCTCCCTCACCAAAATCCTCCGGCGGCGGGAAATGGGCAGA
The sequence above is a segment of the Cytophagaceae bacterium genome. Coding sequences within it:
- a CDS encoding phosphoribosylformylglycinamidine cyclo-ligase — its product is MSDRYMQRGVSASKEDVHKAIEKLDKGLYPKAFCKISPDILGGDDSYCNIMHADGAGTKTSLAYLYWKETGDVSVWKGIAQDSIIMNTDDLLCVGATGPILMSSSIDRNKNKIPGEVIAEIINGSEEVLEMLRKNGVEIYSTGGETADVGDLVKTITVNTTVIARMKRAEVIDNANIKPGNVIVGLASYGKATYETEYNGGMGSNGLTSARHDVLDNIYSEKYPESFDQDIHSSLVYSGSKLLTDKIKIEDDLVVNVGKLILSPTRTYAPVVKALLEKLKGKIDGMVHCSGGAQTKVLHFVENVHVIKDNLFPIPPLFKLIQEQSGTSWAEMYKVFNMGHRLEVYLSPEDAQAVIEISESFGIPAQIVGRVEASDSKRLTITSEFGVFEY
- a CDS encoding acyl-CoA thioesterase, which translates into the protein MPAAKFVKESTTIMTEMVMPNDTNTLGNLYGGNLMRMMDVAAAIAAQKHSNRIVVTASVDNVSFENPIPLGNVITLEAKITRAFNTSMEAIVEVYSENIPAGTKTKTNQAFLTFVAVDQSGRPIEIAEAIPETEREKELFDHALRRRQLRLVLAGRLNPQEASELKNLFYS
- a CDS encoding DUF1361 domain-containing protein, producing MKKIFSLSSQTISALMLIVLCLIMWVFRIKLTGETKGFFLAWNLFLAFLPLGFILLARKIHRIFGFADFAAKFSIYFFMLLWLLFFPNSPYIITDLIHLGHLPKELLWFDSLGIYLTATTGLVVGLYSVDIFRVLSKKLFGKTTSVILTLMSLFLSAFGVYLGRYIRLNSWDLFTNPLELLKVVSGQLFEPLAIKMTVVFGLMLVGVYFSFNQFLNNYANQENDPKL
- a CDS encoding diacylglycerol kinase family protein; this encodes MQIRKMIRSFKFAFQGLKMLFLKENNAKFHLLAAILVIITGLYFKVSANEWIFLIFAIGLVFGSEAFNTAIEKLCDKISPQKDPVIGHIKDLAAAGVLFFAISAAMVGLIIFLPKILERL
- a CDS encoding transcriptional regulator; the encoded protein is MILERFNKTFESKARLGIMSVLMVNDSVNFNALKDLLQLTDGNLATHLKSLEDAGYISVTKEFIGRKPNTLYAATIDGKKAFEDHLNVLEQLIKGS
- a CDS encoding glycoside hydrolase, with product MRVLRFVILLFLFSNKLFAQNTAKPWAYWWWPGSAVNKPDLRANLQKYAEAGFGGLHIIPIYGVRGEEGNFINFLSPKWLEMVDFTVREAEKLGLGIDMTLGTGWPFGGPDVNHKNAAKTFELVYDADNQPSLKSKNTKQQVKRAAPGGEGLVLDHFDKENVVQYLSKFDSVFSKNHIGIRAFYNDSYEVYGADWTEHFFEKFINRRGYSLEPYLSIFENKKEYSEAEKQIYSDYQLTISELLLEEFTNPFNDFAKKHGKITRNESHGSPGNVLDLYAVNNIPETEFFGSKPFDIPLFRQDSEYRESQFGQPNKWVLKLASSPANIYQKKLISSETATWLGNHFKVSLSQIKPIIDESFLGGVNHIFYHGAPYSPMAEPWPGWLFYASTNFNFNSHFWNELPLLNKYIENCQFLLQNSKHDNEILVYFPVQDIWHKPKKGVYTMDVHNIEKNGIFNEKYRSLLSQLEISGYAFDFVSDKQILALSEGKLGEFGYKAIVIPEIEYLPLETLLSLKILQKNGIKVLFEKRLPQKTTGFLNFEVNQKRFSIEKMSFTSSRTDNIIRALNTFNLKKEIMPQLGLEYLRKKLPSGTIYFVANQGKKFSEGDLIFDTKYKNALILVPAKGKNFESIPFSNKTLRLKLLSGQSCFIFLTNEVRPAIQNYELNNFINKIQLSNNWQFKFSEGWPSISQEFNMDSLKSWTQIPDSMAQYFDGYGEYSNNFSVPAHYIGQKAMIELGDVRETAEVWINGQNLGTIWCLPFVLDIPTGILKKENDIKIKVRNLSANHIRYLDQQKVPWKKFYDINMVDIQYKPFDASGWDPVPSGLLGPVSIKY